Part of the Salinimonas lutimaris genome, TAAGTACAGTCGTTGTGCAGATCGTTCATCCGGTTAAAGCTGCTGATAAGTGTCGACTTCCCACATCCGCTCTGCCCGATAAACGCCGTGATCCGGTGTTTGGGAATTGACATGCTGATTCCTTCAAGTACCTGCTTATGACCAAACTTCAGGTTCAGGTCCTCTACACTTATCGCCGTTTGTTCATCGGTCAGGTTGTTGAGGTCGAGCTGTTCACGCTCAAACAATGTCAGCATGGATTACCCTTTTTGGAAACGTTTACGCAGACGGGCCCGAAGCAACACCGCCAGAATATTAAGTACAAATACCACCAGCAGCAGTAACAGACAGGCAGCAAACATCATTGAGGCACCTTTGGCGTCGGTCTGGCTGTGAAAAGCGCCGTCATAAATAAGTACTCCAAGATGCATAAACTGCCGATCCAAATGCAAAAACGGAAATTCTCCGTCAAATGGCAGGTTAGGCGCAAATTTTACCGCGCCGACCAGCATCAGTGGCGCCACCTCGCCAGCAGCCCGGGCGATAGCCAGAATCACACCCGTCATGATGCCCGGTGAAGCTATCGGTAAAATGGTATACATCACCGTTTCAGCTTTAGTTGCGCCCAGTGCATAACTGCCGGCTTTAAGCCCCTGCGGAACATTGCGCAATCCTTCTTCTGTGGCCACGATGACCACCGGCAAGGTTAAAATAGCCATTGTCAGTGACGCCCAGAAAACGCCCGGCGTTCCCATGGTCGGGGCCGGCAGGGTATCGGCAAAGAATATCTCGTCAATGCTGCCGCCCACGCCATAGATAAAAAAGCCCAGGCCAAATACGCCGTATACAATCGATGGCACCCCGGCCATATTACTGACACTGATTCTGATGGCGGTGGTAAACCCATTGTTTGGTGCGTATTCGTTCAGATACACAGCCGCCAGCACGCCAAACGGGGTGACAATCAGGGTCATAATAAACACCATCAGCACTGTACCGAATAATGCTGGAAAGACCCCGCCGGCGGTATTGGCCTGCTTGGGGGCTTCGGATAAGAATGCCCACACCTCACTGAGTGCAACGCCCAGCTTCTGCCAGTAATTCAGCTGTCCCGGATAAATAACCGCATCAATATCGTTAAGCGGTATATTAAAACCGTATCCGTCTGCCAGGGTTACGGCCAGAACATACTTGTCACGCAGTTGCTCAAAAGTCTCAAGCCGTTCCTGCCATTTATTGAACTCGTTAATCAGCCGCAGGCGGGCGGGCGCCTTTGCGCTGACTTTGCGTCGGTCGAGCTCTGATAAAGCTTTGTGAATACCGGCCAGATGGTCATCCTTGATTTGCTGAATAGACGCCTGAACCCCGGCGGCCTGTTGTTGCAGGGCCGTCAGCCGGGCCACATTCACATTGGCTTTTTCCGGCGTCACAATACCTATGGGCTTACCCAGCACCACCCGGCCATCGGTCAGGCTGATTCTGGCCACCTTCGGTGCGGCAGTCAGCTCAGCAATCCGGCGATCTTCTACCAGTGCCTGAGTGCCGTACGGATTGCGGCGATGGGAATACAACAACCAGCGTACTTCCTCATCGCCTTGTTCAAACCGGCTCTGACTCTGGGCATAGGCAATCTGACTGCGCCCTTCCGTTGAGGTAAAAACCCCTTTATAAATAGTTTCTGGCCAGAAATAGCCTCCGCCACGAGCAAAAATCAGCAGCACAATACTGATCATAGCCAGTAGCAGCAGTGAGGTAAAAAACACACTGATACTGAGAAACAGGGTTTGGTACTGAGCCGGCGTATAGATATTTTTCAACCAGCGCCTGAGCTTATCCATAGCGGTTTCTCCGGCGCAGGCGCTGACGTAACAGCTCAGCGACAGTGTTGATCACAAAGGTAAATAAAAACAGAATACAGGCAGTTAAAAACAGGATTTGATAATGCGTACTGCCAACATCGGCCTCGGGCAGCTCAATGGCCAGGTTGGCGGTTAAGGCCCGAAGCCCCTCAAACAGACTCCATGATGAGACCGGTGTATTACCGGTCACCATCAGTACTATCATGGTTTCACCAAAAGCCCGCCCGAACCCGAGCATGATGGCCGCCAGAATGCCCGGTGTGGCAACCTGAATCACCACTTTTTGCAAGGTTTGCAGACGCGTGGCCCCCAGCGCGTAGGACGCATTTTTCAACTCATCCGGCACCCCGGCAATGGCATCCTCGGTCAGTGAATAAATACCCGGAGAAATGGCGACGCCCAGGGCCAGTGCGACCACCACGGTGTTTTTGCCTATGGGACTGTCGGTGTCACTGAGTAGCTCAGAGGTGTAGCTGATATCCAGCCATGCCAATACCCAGTCAGTGGCTGTGGTCATGGCAAAATAACCGGTAGCCAGTAAACATACCAGAGCAAACAGTAATTCGGTACCCGGTCGCCAGCGCCCGGTTTTCTCCACAATGACCGGGGTTATCCAGGCTATCAGGGCCATTGCCAGCGGTATAAGGATCAGAAACAGTGCCAGGGTAATCAGAATATTGGCAGCCAGCGGCGCCAGCCAGATAGCCGCTATAAAGCCAATGAGTACAGACGGGATGGCTTCAAGCATCTCCAGTCCCGGTTTAATCCAGTTACGCAACTGCTGACTGGCAAAAAAGCCGGTATATACTGCCGCGCCGAAAGACAGGGGGATGGCCACCATCAGAGCCAGTAAAGAGGCTTTCAGTGAGCCAATAAGCAGTGGCACCAGACTGTATTTCTGCTCCTGAAAGTCCGACCCGCTGCTGGTTTGCCAGACCTGATTAGCGGTACGGTAGCCTTCGTATATTTGCGGTTCAAACAACGACGACCAGGTGGTGATGCCGCTCAGAAAATGTACTTTCACCACTTCCAGCTGCCCGGCACTAAGCAGGTAAAGCCGATCAGCATACCAGCTAATACTGCTTACCAACTCTCTTGTCTGATATTCCTGAACCACCTCACCAGAAACTCTGTTTAACAGTAGTAAGCGCTCACTTGACGTTGCCATTGCCATGGCATTTTCGCTGGGATGCGCCATGATAGTGGTGGGCTGCTCGCCTTGCGCAAGGTCAACGGTGTAGGTGGGTTCATACAACATATTACCAGCATCGTTTTTCAGCACCCAGCGGGTTACCTCGCCAAACTCAGAGGCGATAAACAGGCTGCGTGATTTAGGCAGGGCCTGCCACCAGCTCACCGGGTTATTGACTTCCAGCCGCTGGATCAGGTCGCCTTTTACGCCAAAAAACAGTAATTGTTTATCACGATAGGCCAGTGTTTGTCCGGTATCCGGTAAGGTCAGTATTTTAGCTTTAGCAGAATATATGTGGGTGTATGTGCGGGTGGGCTGTTGGCGGTTAACCCAGTACACCAGAACCTTGTTTTTGGTATAGACGGTGGCCACCAGCCACTGTGGCGAGAGTTCAATTTGCCAGTCTTTCTGGTGCTGCCAGATATTCTGTGGCAGTGCAAATGAAAATTCATTGAGACTTAAAGCGCCTGCACTGGCCTGCACGGCGGTATTCGCCTGCAATTGCAAACCGCGAACACCGGACACCCGGACAATGCCGCTGAGCGAAACCGTGATCAGATGATGTTCGCCGGCCGACTCCACCACCGCAAACTGACTATCGCAGGGACGGGTAATCTGCCGGTCCGGTGACAGGACTCCGGTGTCTTTTTGCAGATAGGCCAGCCATGTGCTGCAAGAAGATGTCTGCAAGATGACCGGTTGTCGCTCCAGCGCATCAGCACTGGCAACAAAGCGACTTTCCGGTAACGCATTCACGCTGTGCTGGAAAGCAAACTGCGGTGTATAGGTCAGCGGCACAGCCTGACTGATAAGATGAGCTATCAGGATCACCATCGTCAGCAGCACCAGACCACCGAATGTAGTCACCGCGATTCGTAAGCGGATATCCCGCCGCATGCGCTTTTTGGTTGTTTCTTTAATGGTGGAACTCATGCTTCCATAATAACTTTTTGACGCAAATGCGGTGGCTACCCGCTCATCATGTGATACTTTTACAGGTATTATCAAGGGAAAGTTAATTGTCGGCAACCTATGCCATAAATAGTTAATTTAAATGACAAACCACAACCATCAGGAGTGCTTATGCAGCCAGTAGTAATTACTATTATGGGAAAAGACAAAACAGGGATTGTGGATAAGGTAGCCCGTTGCGTATACCAGCACGACGGAAACTGGCAGGGCAGCAGCTTTGCTTATATGGCCGGCATGTTTACTGGTTTTGTTGAAGTGCTGGTACCGCATGATAAACATCAGGCGCTGGTCGATGCGCTGGACGCCCTGCCCGACCTGAGTGTTCAGGCGGTATCGCTGACCAGTGAAG contains:
- the pstA gene encoding phosphate ABC transporter permease PstA; the protein is MDKLRRWLKNIYTPAQYQTLFLSISVFFTSLLLLAMISIVLLIFARGGGYFWPETIYKGVFTSTEGRSQIAYAQSQSRFEQGDEEVRWLLYSHRRNPYGTQALVEDRRIAELTAAPKVARISLTDGRVVLGKPIGIVTPEKANVNVARLTALQQQAAGVQASIQQIKDDHLAGIHKALSELDRRKVSAKAPARLRLINEFNKWQERLETFEQLRDKYVLAVTLADGYGFNIPLNDIDAVIYPGQLNYWQKLGVALSEVWAFLSEAPKQANTAGGVFPALFGTVLMVFIMTLIVTPFGVLAAVYLNEYAPNNGFTTAIRISVSNMAGVPSIVYGVFGLGFFIYGVGGSIDEIFFADTLPAPTMGTPGVFWASLTMAILTLPVVIVATEEGLRNVPQGLKAGSYALGATKAETVMYTILPIASPGIMTGVILAIARAAGEVAPLMLVGAVKFAPNLPFDGEFPFLHLDRQFMHLGVLIYDGAFHSQTDAKGASMMFAACLLLLLVVFVLNILAVLLRARLRKRFQKG
- a CDS encoding ABC transporter permease subunit, whose translation is MSSTIKETTKKRMRRDIRLRIAVTTFGGLVLLTMVILIAHLISQAVPLTYTPQFAFQHSVNALPESRFVASADALERQPVILQTSSCSTWLAYLQKDTGVLSPDRQITRPCDSQFAVVESAGEHHLITVSLSGIVRVSGVRGLQLQANTAVQASAGALSLNEFSFALPQNIWQHQKDWQIELSPQWLVATVYTKNKVLVYWVNRQQPTRTYTHIYSAKAKILTLPDTGQTLAYRDKQLLFFGVKGDLIQRLEVNNPVSWWQALPKSRSLFIASEFGEVTRWVLKNDAGNMLYEPTYTVDLAQGEQPTTIMAHPSENAMAMATSSERLLLLNRVSGEVVQEYQTRELVSSISWYADRLYLLSAGQLEVVKVHFLSGITTWSSLFEPQIYEGYRTANQVWQTSSGSDFQEQKYSLVPLLIGSLKASLLALMVAIPLSFGAAVYTGFFASQQLRNWIKPGLEMLEAIPSVLIGFIAAIWLAPLAANILITLALFLILIPLAMALIAWITPVIVEKTGRWRPGTELLFALVCLLATGYFAMTTATDWVLAWLDISYTSELLSDTDSPIGKNTVVVALALGVAISPGIYSLTEDAIAGVPDELKNASYALGATRLQTLQKVVIQVATPGILAAIMLGFGRAFGETMIVLMVTGNTPVSSWSLFEGLRALTANLAIELPEADVGSTHYQILFLTACILFLFTFVINTVAELLRQRLRRRNRYG